The Thermotoga maritima MSB8 region TTCTGGAGGAGATGCGGGAATGAAGAGAACGCCTCTATTTGAAAAGCATGTTGAACTCGGTGCGAAAATGGTAGATTTCGCGGGGTGGGAGATGCCTCTTTATTACACATCCATATTCGAAGAAGTGATGGCAGTCAGAAAATCGGTGGGGATGTTCGATGTCTCTCACATGGGGGAATTTCTCGTTAAAGGGCCCGAGGCGGTTTCTTTTATTGACTTTCTTATAACGAACGACTTTTCTTCACTTCCGGATGGTAAAGCGATTTACTCTGTCATGTGCAATGAAAACGGTGGAATCATCGATGATCTTGTTGTGTACAAGGTGAGTCCTGATGAAGCTCTCATGGTGGTGAACGCGGCAAACATTGAAAAGGACTTCAACTGGATAAAATCCCATTCGAAGAATTTCGATGTCGAAGTATCGAACATTTCAGATACGACAGCGCTCATAGCGTTCCAGGGGCCAAAAGCACAGGAGACCCTCCAGGAGCTTGTTGAAGACGGTCTCGAGGAAATTGCCTATTATTCTTTCAGAAAGAGTATTGTAGCCGGTGTAGAGACTCTTGTCTCAAGAACGGGATACACGGGTGAGGACGGTTTCGAACTGATGCTTGAAGCGAAGAATGCACCGAAGGTCTGGGATGCTTTGATGAATCTGCTCAGAAAAATCGATGGCAGACCCGCAGGTCTTGGGGCGAGAGACGTTTGCCGACTCGAGGCGACTTATTTGCTGTACGGTCAGGACATGGATGAGAACACGAATCCTTTCGAAGTGGGACTTTCCTGGGTTGTAAAACTGAACAAAGACTTCGTGGGGAAGGAAGCGCTGCTGAAAGCGAAGGAAAAAGTGGAAAGAAAACTTGTGGCGCTTGAGCTCTCTGGAAAAAGAATAGCAAGAAAAGGCTATGAAGTTTTAAAGAATGGAGAGAGAGTGGGAGAGATCACAAGTGGTAACTTCTCTCCAACTCTTGGGAAGTCGATAGCGCTGGCTCTCGTTTCAAAATCGGTGAAGATAGGAGACCAACTGGGAGTGGTGTTTCCTGGTGGAAAGCTTGTAGAAGCTCTGGTAGTAAAAAAACCATTTTACAGAGGCAGTGTGAGGAGGGAGGTTTGAAGATGAAAAAGTACACGAAAACTCACGAATGGGTGTCGATTGAGGACAAAGTAGCAACGGTTGGAATAACGAATCACGCTCAGGAACAGCTCGGCGATGTGGTCTACGTGGATCTTCCTGAAGTCGGCAGAGAGGTGAAGAAAGGGGAAGTTGTGGCGAGTATAGAGTCTGTGAAAGCCGCAGCGGACGTGTACGCTCCTCTCAGTGGGAAGATCGTGGAAGTGAACGAGAAACTCGATACTGAACCTGAACTCATAAACAAGGATCCAGAAGGAGAAGGCTGGCTTTTCAAAATGGAAATATCCGATGAAGGCGAACTCGAAGATCTTCTGGATGAACAGGCTTATCAGGAATTCTGTGCTCAGGAGTAGTTTCTCATAGAAATCCGGAGGTGTCCTGATGAACTATCCTTACATTCCCCACACGGATGAAGACGTCCGTGCCATGTTGGACTTCATAGGGGTTTCTTCCATAGAAGAGCTGTTTTCTTCGATTCCTGTTTCTGCCAGGTCGTCTCTGAATATTCCAGAGTCCAGAGATGAGTTCAGTGTTTTCAAGCAGTTGAAAGAGATTTCTGAGATGAACAATTCTCTTGAAGACTACGCTGTCTTTCTTGGTGCCGGCGTTTATAAAAGATACGTTCCCACGGTCGTTTACGATCTTGCGATGAAGCCCGATTTTCTCACCGCTTATACACCGTATCAGGCGGAGGTATCCCAGGGAACCCTCCAGGCTCTGTTTGAATACCAGACCATGGTATGCGAACTGACAGGAATGGAAGTGGCGAACGCATCCATGTACGATGGAGCCACCGCTCTGGCGGAAGCGGCTCTAATGAGTTTTCGGCTCACCGGAAAGGAAAAAGTGGTTGTGGCAAGGTCCGTTCATCCCGAGTACAGAGCAGTCTTGAGAACCTATCTCGAAAAAAGAGGTTTCACCGTGGTGGAAGCCGGATACGACGAAACGGGAAGGGTCCTGTTAGAAGAGGTCGATGAGGAAACGGCGGCGATAGCCGTTCAATATCCCAATTTCTTTGGAATCATAGAGGATCTCGATTATGTCAGAAGCCGATCGGGTAATGCTCTTCTGATAGTGGTTGTAGAACCAGTTTCACTCGCTCTTCTGGAACCTCCAGGAAGTTACGGGGCAGACATCGTGGTTGGTGAAGGCCAGTCGCTGGGACTTCCCATGTGGTTCGGAGGATATTCCCTTGGAATCTTTGCCACAAGAGAGGAGTACGTGAGGCAGATGCCGGGGAGATTGATTGGACAGACCGTGGATCAAGCCGGTAACACAGCCTACACCATGATCCTTCAGACCAGAGAACAGCACATAAGGCGAGCCAGAGCCACTTCGAACATATGTTCCAACCATGCCCACGCCGCTCTGATCGCGGCTGTTTACATGAGTGTGATGGGACCTGATGGTTTGAAGGAGGTAGCCAGGCGTTCTTACAACGCCGCTCATTACCTCCAGGAAAGACTGGAAGAAATTGGATTCAAACTGTGCTTTTCGGGAGAATTTTTCAACGAGTTCGTTTTCAACGTGCCAGAAGATTATCCTGATCGGTGGAGGAAAATGATGGAGAAGAAGATCCTTGGGCCGTTGCCTTTGGAAGAATTTTATCCGGAACTTGGAGACACAGCACTCGCGTGTGCCACAGAGGTGATTTCCAAAGAGGATATAGAAAAGCTCCTGGAGGCGATGAAATGACGATATTTGAGAGATCTAAAAAGGGAAGAAAAGCATTCCGGCTTCCCGAGAGTGACATTCCAGAATATTCCCTTCCGGATCGATTTCTCAGGAGGACACCTCCGGAGCTTCCCGAGGTGAGCGAGCCTGATTTGGTGAGGCATTACACCAATCTTGCCAGAAAGAACTACTCTGTGGATCTCGGAATCTACCCCCTCGGTTCCTGCACCATGAAGTACAATCCCAAACTGAACGAAAAAGCTGCGAATCTCGAAGGATTCAGAGAGATACACCCGTATCAGCCCGTCGAAACTGTTCAGGGCAGTCTTCGGCTCATGTACGAACTGAAAAAAATGTTGTGCGAGATAACGGGAATGGATGATATGACACTTCAACCCGCTGCCGGAGCTCACGGAGAACTCACGGGAATGCTGATAGTGAGAGAGTACTTTAAAAACAGAGGGGACACTGGAAGAAAGAAAGTTCTCGTACCGGATTCTGCCCACGGTACCAACCCAGCATCTGCTTCGATGGTTGGTTTTGAGGTGGTGGAGATAAAGAGCAAAAACGGTATGGTGGATGTGGAAGATTTGAAAAAACTACTGGATGAAGAAGTAGCCGCTGTGATGCTCACAAATCCAAACACGCTTGGGCTCTTCGAAAAGGACATACTGAAAATAGCGGAAATGACGCATGAGTGTGGTGCCCTTCTCTATTACGATGGTGCGAACCTCAACGCGATCATGGGTAAAGTGAGACCAGGAGACATGGGGTTCGACATCGTCCATTTGAACCTGCACAAGACGTTTTCCACTCCCCACGGAATGGGAGGGCCCGGATCTGGGCCAGTTGGTGTGAAAAAGCATCTGGTGGATTTTCTGCCCTTCCCCCAGGTAAAGAAGAACGGAGAACTTTACGAACTCTTCGTTCCTGAAAAGACCATAGGACGTGTGAGGAGTTTCTTTGGAAATTTCCCGGTTCTCGTAAAAGCGTACACGTACATTCTCACGATGGGAAGAGACGGCCTTGAAAGAGTGAGTGAAATGGCCGTTTTGAACGCGAACTACTTGAAGAAAAAAATAGAGAAGTTCCTGGAGATTCCATACAATGGGTTCTGCATGCATGAATTCGTGGCGAGCGCGGAGAAAGTGTTCAGGGAAACCGGTGTGAGAACACTGGATATTGCGAAGCGAATACTGGACTTTGGTGTGCATCCTCCCACAGTTTACTTTCCACTCATCGTTCCGGAAGCACTCATGATAGAACCAACTGAGACTGAAAACAAAGAAACGCTGGATAAGTACGCCGAAATCCTTGAAAGAGTGGTAAAAGAAGCCTATGAGAATCCTGATGCTTTGAAAAACGCTCCTCACAACACACCGGTTCGAAGGGTCAACGAAGTGCTCGCTTCGAAGAAACCCGTGTTCAGGTGGAGGGGATAGTATGAAGCGCTTTGTCGAAACCGATAAGGCTCCAAAGGCCATAGGCCCGTACTCTCAGGCGGTCGTTGTCGGAAACATGATGTTCGTTTCGGGTCAAATTCCCATAGATCCAGAAACCGGTGAACTCGTTCAGGGTACCATAGAAGAAAAGACTGAGAGAGTTCTGGAAAATCTGAAAGCAATACTGGAGGCGGGCGGTTTCTCCCTGAAAGACGTCGTGAAGGTGACGGTGTTTACGACCAGTATGGACTACTTCCAGAGAGTCAACGAGGTGTATTCCAGATACTTTGGAGACCACAGGCCCGCTAGGTCGTTTGTGGCGGTTGCTCAGCTCCCGAGAAACGTAGAAATAGAAATAGAAGCGATCGCTGTGAAGGAAGGGGAGTGAAAGATGTATCTTCAGGATGTGATAATGAAACTGAACGATTTCTGGGCGTCTAAAGGTTGTCTGCTTGAACAACCTTACGATATGGAAGTCGGTGCCGGAACGTTTCACCCCGCTACGTTCTTTGGTAGCCTGAGAAAGGGTCCTTGGAAAGTGGCCTACGTTCAGCCAAGCAGAAGGCCGACCGATGGTAGATATGGAGAGAATCCCAACAGATTGCAGAGGTACTTCCAGTACCAGGTGATCATAAAACCCTCCCCTGAAAACTCTCAAGAACTGTATCTTGAGTCCCTGGAGTACCTCGGTATAAACCTGAAGGAACACGACATCAGATTCGTGGAGGACAATTGGGAATCTCCCACCCTCGGAGCGTGGGGTGTTGGTTGGGAAGTGTGGTTAGACGGCATGGAGATAACCCAGTTCACATATTTCCAGCAGATTGGTGGAATTTCCCTGAAGGACATTCCTCTCGAGATAACCTACGGGCTGGAAAGGATCGCCATGTATCTTCAGGGAGTCGATAACGTTTACGAGGTACAGTGGAATGAAAACGTGAAATACGGTGATGTGTTCCTTGAAAACGAAAGAGAATTTTCGGTTTTCAACTTCGAAGAAGCCAACGTAGGACTCCTTTTCAGACATTTCGATGAGTACGAGAAGGAGTTTTACAGACTTGTGGAAAAAAATCTTTACCTTCCCGCTTACGATTACATTTTGAAATGTTCTCACACGTTCAATCTTCTCGATGCGCGCGGAGCGATAAGTGTGTCTCAGCGACAAACCTACGTGAAACGTATTCAGGCGATGGCAAGAAAGGCTGCGAGAGTTTTTCTGGAGGTGCAGGCTAATGAGAACAGCCCTGCTTGAGGTGGGACTCGAAGAACTTCCCGCGAGCGAATTCCACAGTATTCTGAAACAGCTCGAGGAAAAATCGGCTGAGCTTCTCAAAGCGTACAGAGTTTCTTCCGGATCTGTTGAAGTCTTCGTTGGAAGCAGACGTTTTGGTGTGATTCTCAAGAATCTTCCGGAGAGACAGGAGGATTTTACCGAAGAGAAGAAAGGTCCACCACTGAACGTTGCTTACGATGAAAACGGAAAACCAACCAGAGCTCTTGAGGGGTTTTTGAGGAACAACAACGCTTCCTTGGAGAACGTGGTTCACAGGGAGGGGTACGTCTATTTATCGCGAGTTGTTGAAGGAAAGCCTGTCGAAGAAGTTCTCCCAGATCTGTTCAGAGATCTCGTTTTGGGTTTGAATTTTAGAAAACCCATGAGGTGGGGTTCCGGTGAACACGAATACATCAGACCTGTTCACTGGATTGTGGCGATGGTTGATGGAAGAGTTCTTGACTTAGAAATCTTCGGTCTTAGATCGTCCAGAATCTCTTACGGCAAAAGGTATCACGCTGGATCAATCGAAATTCCCGATTCGGAAAGGTACTACGAATCTCTCAAAAAAGGATTCGTGATTTCTTCCCACCTGGAGAGAAAAAAATTCGTCCTCGAACAGATCGATGAATTTGAAAAAAGAAGTAGTATGAAGATCGAACGCGATGAAGAACTCATCGAAGAGATAGTGGCGATAACGGAGTATCCCAGGATCGTTGTTGGACAGTTCGATCGAAAATATCTCGAACTTCCAGAGGAGATCATAGTAACCGCCGTGAAACATCATCAACGCTCTTTTATAGCGCATAAAGGAACCCTGACGAATACCTTTGTGGCTTTTCAAGACGGTCCACAACCACCGGAGAACGTGGTTAAGGGATACGAGAGAGTCATAAACGCTCGATTGGAAGACGCGCGGTACTACTTCCAGAAGGATCTCGAGACACCGCTGGAAAAGATGAATGAAAAGCTCAAAGAAATCGTTTTTCAGGAGAAACTCGGAACACTCTACGATAAGGTAGAAAGGATAAAGAAAATATCACAGAGACTCTGTGAAGATCTGAAACTTCCAGGGTCGTTCACGCAGAAGGTCCTGGAAGCCGCCTCTATATGCAAAGCAGACATCGCTTCGAAGGTGGTGTACGAGTTCCCGGAGCTCCAGGGTGTTATGGGTAGGATCTATGCCCTGAGGGAGGGAATAAACGAAGAAATAGCAACGGCCATAGAAGATCACTACTCTGAAGAGCCACAGACAGTGATAGGTTCCATTCTTGGAATAGCGGATAGAATCGACACCATCGTGGGAAATTTCGCCATAGGCAACGTTCCCACGAGTTCTAAAGATCCGTATGGCCTGAAAAGTAAAGCTGACACAATCTTCAGGATCATAAGGAAGAACGAGTGGGATATTTCTCTGGAAGAGCTTCTCACTTTCGCTTCTTCACTGGTGGGGTACCGTCTTTCTGAAGAACTGGAAACGTTCTTTGCAGGCAGGTTCTATCAGTTTCTGATCAACGAACTTGGAATATCCTTCGACGTGGCAAGAGCGGTGAATCACCTGTGGAAGAAGCCCCTTCGCGGGATCCTCTCTGCGGAAGCCCTCCAAGAGATATCTGAAAAACCCGAGTTTCAAGACCTGTTCGTTGGATTTGAGCGAGTCCACAACATAACGAAGAATCACGACTCCACCAAATTCGATGGAGCCCTCTTTGAGAAAGAAGAAGAGAAAAAGCTGATGAACAAGTTCTACGAAGTCAAAGAAAAAGTTTTGAAAGCTCTGGAGAGGTTGAACTACCGTGAGGCGCTTCAGTATCTGATCGAATTGAAACCTTACATAGACGAGTACTTCGACAATGTCTTTGTGATGGTGAAGAGGGACGACTTGAGAGTGAACAGGTTGAGCTTTCTGAAAAACATCGACGAACTCTTCATGATGGTAGGAGACATGACTTACTTAGTCAAGAGATCTCAGGTATAGATCCAGAAGTTTCTGAAGGGTTTCCTCGAATGAAGCTTTTTCAAAGACACCCTGTTTCAGAAAGGAATCGATCTCGTCTTTCATTTCCACAGCTTTGTCAACGAGTGGATTGGTCCCACTCTTGTAAGCACCGATTTCAATCAGATCTTTTGCGGATTCATAAGCCGACATCAGCGATCGGAGGCGGTTCGCCGCCTCTCTGTGTTCTTCGGTGACGATATCGTTCATCAATCGGCTCACACTTGCAAGAACATCGACTGCTGGGTAGTGATTCGATTCGGCAAGTCTCCTCGAAAGAATTATGTGTCCATCTACGATGGATCTGACAGTGTCGGAAATGGGTTCGTTGAAGTCGTCCGCTTCAACGAGCACGGTGTAAATCGCTGTTATGCTGCCTTTATCTGAGTTTCCTGCCCTTTCGAGTATTTTTGGAAGGCCGGCAAAGACACTTGGTGGATATCCCCTGGTGGTGGGAGGTTCTCCCACTGCGAGCCCCACTTCTCTCTGAGCCATGGCCCATCTGGTGAGAGAGTCCACCATCAGAAGGACATCGTATCCCAGATCTCTGAAGAATTCCGCTATACTGGTGGCGGTGAGGAGAGATTTCACTCTGGCAAGGGCAGGCTGATCGGAAGTTGAGACCACCAGTATAGATCGCTTCAGTCCCTCCTCTCCAAGGTCCCTCTCTATGAATTCCCTGACCTCTCTTCCGCGCTCCCCGATGAGGGCCAGCACGTTAATGTCCGCCGTCGTGTTTCGTGCGATCATTCCAAGAAGTGTGCTTTTTCCAACACCGCTGCCCGCGAAAATTCCAATTCTCTGGCCTTTGCCTATGGTTATGAAACCATCTATTGATCGTATACCCACCGGTAAAGGATCTTTTATTCTTCGTCTTTTTAGAGGGTTTGGAGGGTTGTTGATCAGAGGATATCTGTCTTCCGGAACGAAGGGCTTTCCGTCTATTGGACGTCCCAGACCATCGAACACCCTTCCGATCATCTTTCTGCTGACACCAACTTCGAGTACTTTGTTAGTTCTGATGACTTCACAGCCCATCTTCAACCCGGAGACATCCTCGTAGGGCATGAGAATAACACTTTCTTCCCTGAAACCAACTACCTCCGCGAGTGCGTTTTTACCGTTTTGAAGTGAGATCTTACACATTTCTCCTAGAAAAGCGTCTGGACCTTTCGATTCCACAGTGAGTCCTACCACTCGTGTGACTCTTCCGTTGAATTTATTGAAATCTTCTTCACTCAACTTCTTTTTCAGCTCTTTCAGGATGTCCTTCAAAACCTACCACCTCTTCGAAGATGTCCTCCACGAGTTCCCATTGATGAGAGAAGGTTTTGTCCAGAATTCCAAAATCTGTCTCGACGATGACGCCGCCTCTTTCTACATTGGGATCCGGTATCAAAGTTTCTTTGCTGACTTCACTGAGGTCCAGTTTTTTTGCATCTTCTGGATTTATTCTGATCTTCACATTTTTGATGCCCACTACTTTTGATAAGGCGCTCCTCAACTTTCTTTCCACTGTGGACTCGTCCATCTCCTTTTCGAGGATCTTCTTGAAGAGGATCCTGAGTATATCGAGAAGCTCTGGAAGTATCTCTTCTATTCTCTGGTTTACTTGTTTCTGGATCTTTTCCTTCAAAGCAAGAATGTATTTCTGGAAATCGTTCTTCATTGTTTTTGCTTCTTCTAAGACCTTCTTCGCTTCGAGCTTTAAAGCTTCAGCCTCGCTGGAGGCGTTGCTTAAGATTTCCTCTGCGTCTTTTCTGGCACCTTCAATGATTTTTCTGGCCTCTTCCTGAGCTTCAGAGAGGATCTTTTCTCTCATTTTTTCGATCCGCTGGATTTCCTCTGCTGCGTTTTCTTTTGTTTTTTCTTCTTTTACTTTTTCTTCTTTTTCTATTTTCCTTGGAAGATCTATGTAGAAGACCTCATCCTTTCTGAGAAGCATACTACATGATCAGCTCCTCTCCGCCACCTCTCGCGATGACGATTTCGCCAGCCTCTTCCAGCCTTCTTATGATGTTTATTATCTTCTGCTGGGCTTCCTCCACATCCTTGAGTCTCACAGGCCCCATGTATTCGAGTTCGTCTTTCAGCAACGCGGCAGCTCTCTTTGACATGTTCTTGAATATCTTCTCTTTCAGCTCGTCGGAAGCCCCCTTCAAAGCGAGAGCTAGGTCCCTCGTGTCCACTTCCCTCAGCACAAGCTGTATCGATCTGTCGTCGAGCTTCAGAATGTCTTCGAAGACGAACATCCTTCTTCTTATCTCGTCGGCCAGTTCGGGGTTCTCCTGAACCAGTTTGTCCATGATCTTCTTCTCGGTAGTTCTGTCAAGATTGTTCATTATCTCTGCAGCTGTATCGATTCCACCTACTTTGCTGAACGTTCGACTCACAAATCCAGAGATCTTTTTCTCCAAGTTCCTTTCTATCTCTTTAACAACTTCTGGA contains the following coding sequences:
- the gcvH gene encoding glycine cleavage system protein GcvH, translating into MKMKKYTKTHEWVSIEDKVATVGITNHAQEQLGDVVYVDLPEVGREVKKGEVVASIESVKAAADVYAPLSGKIVEVNEKLDTEPELINKDPEGEGWLFKMEISDEGELEDLLDEQAYQEFCAQE
- a CDS encoding RidA family protein codes for the protein MKRFVETDKAPKAIGPYSQAVVVGNMMFVSGQIPIDPETGELVQGTIEEKTERVLENLKAILEAGGFSLKDVVKVTVFTTSMDYFQRVNEVYSRYFGDHRPARSFVAVAQLPRNVEIEIEAIAVKEGE
- the gcvPB gene encoding aminomethyl-transferring glycine dehydrogenase subunit GcvPB yields the protein MTIFERSKKGRKAFRLPESDIPEYSLPDRFLRRTPPELPEVSEPDLVRHYTNLARKNYSVDLGIYPLGSCTMKYNPKLNEKAANLEGFREIHPYQPVETVQGSLRLMYELKKMLCEITGMDDMTLQPAAGAHGELTGMLIVREYFKNRGDTGRKKVLVPDSAHGTNPASASMVGFEVVEIKSKNGMVDVEDLKKLLDEEVAAVMLTNPNTLGLFEKDILKIAEMTHECGALLYYDGANLNAIMGKVRPGDMGFDIVHLNLHKTFSTPHGMGGPGSGPVGVKKHLVDFLPFPQVKKNGELYELFVPEKTIGRVRSFFGNFPVLVKAYTYILTMGRDGLERVSEMAVLNANYLKKKIEKFLEIPYNGFCMHEFVASAEKVFRETGVRTLDIAKRILDFGVHPPTVYFPLIVPEALMIEPTETENKETLDKYAEILERVVKEAYENPDALKNAPHNTPVRRVNEVLASKKPVFRWRG
- a CDS encoding FliH/SctL family protein, which encodes MLLRKDEVFYIDLPRKIEKEEKVKEEKTKENAAEEIQRIEKMREKILSEAQEEARKIIEGARKDAEEILSNASSEAEALKLEAKKVLEEAKTMKNDFQKYILALKEKIQKQVNQRIEEILPELLDILRILFKKILEKEMDESTVERKLRSALSKVVGIKNVKIRINPEDAKKLDLSEVSKETLIPDPNVERGGVIVETDFGILDKTFSHQWELVEDIFEEVVGFEGHPERAEKEVE
- the fliI gene encoding flagellar protein export ATPase FliI, which translates into the protein MKDILKELKKKLSEEDFNKFNGRVTRVVGLTVESKGPDAFLGEMCKISLQNGKNALAEVVGFREESVILMPYEDVSGLKMGCEVIRTNKVLEVGVSRKMIGRVFDGLGRPIDGKPFVPEDRYPLINNPPNPLKRRRIKDPLPVGIRSIDGFITIGKGQRIGIFAGSGVGKSTLLGMIARNTTADINVLALIGERGREVREFIERDLGEEGLKRSILVVSTSDQPALARVKSLLTATSIAEFFRDLGYDVLLMVDSLTRWAMAQREVGLAVGEPPTTRGYPPSVFAGLPKILERAGNSDKGSITAIYTVLVEADDFNEPISDTVRSIVDGHIILSRRLAESNHYPAVDVLASVSRLMNDIVTEEHREAANRLRSLMSAYESAKDLIEIGAYKSGTNPLVDKAVEMKDEIDSFLKQGVFEKASFEETLQKLLDLYLRSLD
- the gcvPA gene encoding aminomethyl-transferring glycine dehydrogenase subunit GcvPA; the protein is MNYPYIPHTDEDVRAMLDFIGVSSIEELFSSIPVSARSSLNIPESRDEFSVFKQLKEISEMNNSLEDYAVFLGAGVYKRYVPTVVYDLAMKPDFLTAYTPYQAEVSQGTLQALFEYQTMVCELTGMEVANASMYDGATALAEAALMSFRLTGKEKVVVARSVHPEYRAVLRTYLEKRGFTVVEAGYDETGRVLLEEVDEETAAIAVQYPNFFGIIEDLDYVRSRSGNALLIVVVEPVSLALLEPPGSYGADIVVGEGQSLGLPMWFGGYSLGIFATREEYVRQMPGRLIGQTVDQAGNTAYTMILQTREQHIRRARATSNICSNHAHAALIAAVYMSVMGPDGLKEVARRSYNAAHYLQERLEEIGFKLCFSGEFFNEFVFNVPEDYPDRWRKMMEKKILGPLPLEEFYPELGDTALACATEVISKEDIEKLLEAMK
- a CDS encoding glycine--tRNA ligase subunit alpha, yielding MYLQDVIMKLNDFWASKGCLLEQPYDMEVGAGTFHPATFFGSLRKGPWKVAYVQPSRRPTDGRYGENPNRLQRYFQYQVIIKPSPENSQELYLESLEYLGINLKEHDIRFVEDNWESPTLGAWGVGWEVWLDGMEITQFTYFQQIGGISLKDIPLEITYGLERIAMYLQGVDNVYEVQWNENVKYGDVFLENEREFSVFNFEEANVGLLFRHFDEYEKEFYRLVEKNLYLPAYDYILKCSHTFNLLDARGAISVSQRQTYVKRIQAMARKAARVFLEVQANENSPA
- the gcvT gene encoding glycine cleavage system aminomethyltransferase GcvT, whose amino-acid sequence is MKRTPLFEKHVELGAKMVDFAGWEMPLYYTSIFEEVMAVRKSVGMFDVSHMGEFLVKGPEAVSFIDFLITNDFSSLPDGKAIYSVMCNENGGIIDDLVVYKVSPDEALMVVNAANIEKDFNWIKSHSKNFDVEVSNISDTTALIAFQGPKAQETLQELVEDGLEEIAYYSFRKSIVAGVETLVSRTGYTGEDGFELMLEAKNAPKVWDALMNLLRKIDGRPAGLGARDVCRLEATYLLYGQDMDENTNPFEVGLSWVVKLNKDFVGKEALLKAKEKVERKLVALELSGKRIARKGYEVLKNGERVGEITSGNFSPTLGKSIALALVSKSVKIGDQLGVVFPGGKLVEALVVKKPFYRGSVRREV
- the glyS gene encoding glycine--tRNA ligase subunit beta, whose translation is MRTALLEVGLEELPASEFHSILKQLEEKSAELLKAYRVSSGSVEVFVGSRRFGVILKNLPERQEDFTEEKKGPPLNVAYDENGKPTRALEGFLRNNNASLENVVHREGYVYLSRVVEGKPVEEVLPDLFRDLVLGLNFRKPMRWGSGEHEYIRPVHWIVAMVDGRVLDLEIFGLRSSRISYGKRYHAGSIEIPDSERYYESLKKGFVISSHLERKKFVLEQIDEFEKRSSMKIERDEELIEEIVAITEYPRIVVGQFDRKYLELPEEIIVTAVKHHQRSFIAHKGTLTNTFVAFQDGPQPPENVVKGYERVINARLEDARYYFQKDLETPLEKMNEKLKEIVFQEKLGTLYDKVERIKKISQRLCEDLKLPGSFTQKVLEAASICKADIASKVVYEFPELQGVMGRIYALREGINEEIATAIEDHYSEEPQTVIGSILGIADRIDTIVGNFAIGNVPTSSKDPYGLKSKADTIFRIIRKNEWDISLEELLTFASSLVGYRLSEELETFFAGRFYQFLINELGISFDVARAVNHLWKKPLRGILSAEALQEISEKPEFQDLFVGFERVHNITKNHDSTKFDGALFEKEEEKKLMNKFYEVKEKVLKALERLNYREALQYLIELKPYIDEYFDNVFVMVKRDDLRVNRLSFLKNIDELFMMVGDMTYLVKRSQV